One genomic segment of Thalassospiraceae bacterium LMO-SO8 includes these proteins:
- a CDS encoding FkbM family methyltransferase: MSKTYSAFLAGLVRGLTAPMSRWPRYATQARLADALTPRVPVATPQGPITLYTPGKDALYFARHAFSREPETVEWIDGFQAGEVFWDIGASVGPYAVYAGKRGISTVAFEPNPFSFHCLARNVVENGVGEAVQAHCLGLSDKDGRGRFYMPSFEAGTSGSSLYDSGLSRLGFAKAEIAVDAFALSADSLIDRYGFAPPQHIKIDVDSIEPQILKGAMGLLKSGRVKSLLIEIAPDDAEIPALLADAGFAEARRGVQRADTDVNVIFTRTG, from the coding sequence ATGAGTAAAACCTATTCCGCATTTCTGGCCGGCCTGGTCCGGGGGCTGACGGCGCCGATGTCGCGCTGGCCGCGCTATGCGACGCAGGCGCGCCTGGCCGACGCGTTGACGCCCCGGGTGCCGGTCGCGACGCCGCAGGGCCCGATCACCCTTTATACGCCCGGCAAGGATGCCCTTTATTTCGCCCGCCACGCCTTCTCCCGCGAACCGGAAACGGTCGAATGGATCGACGGCTTTCAGGCCGGCGAGGTGTTCTGGGACATCGGCGCCAGCGTCGGGCCCTATGCGGTCTATGCGGGCAAGCGGGGCATTTCGACCGTGGCGTTCGAGCCCAATCCGTTTTCCTTTCACTGCCTGGCCCGTAACGTGGTCGAGAACGGCGTCGGCGAGGCCGTCCAGGCCCATTGCCTGGGGCTCAGCGACAAGGACGGGCGCGGGCGGTTCTACATGCCGTCGTTCGAGGCCGGAACCTCGGGTTCGTCGCTTTACGACAGCGGCCTGTCGCGCCTGGGCTTCGCCAAGGCGGAGATCGCCGTGGACGCCTTCGCGCTGTCCGCCGACAGCCTGATCGACCGCTACGGCTTTGCCCCGCCGCAGCACATCAAGATCGACGTCGACAGCATCGAGCCGCAGATCCTCAAGGGCGCCATGGGCTTGCTGAAAAGCGGCCGGGTCAAGTCGCTGCTGATCGAGATCGCCCCGGACGACGCGGAAATTCCAGCCCTTTTGGCCGATGCCGGGTTCGCCGAGGCGCGCCGCGGCGTTCAGCGCGCGGATACCGACGTCAACGTGATCTTCACGCGCACCGGCTGA
- a CDS encoding thioesterase family protein, with translation MTLGPTGDAPETLPILHRETVQPDWVDYNGHMNLAYYVLVFDHATDALQDVVGLGATYRKATGGSVFVVEAHLIYDNEVHLGEEMRVRPRVLDVDEKRLHLFHEMFAGDDDRLAATNELMILHVDLKSRRAAPFPPPVLAHLERLKAAHGILPKPAQAGRHIVMKKKV, from the coding sequence ATGACCCTTGGCCCGACCGGCGACGCGCCGGAAACCCTTCCCATCCTGCACCGCGAAACGGTCCAGCCCGATTGGGTCGACTATAACGGTCACATGAACCTGGCCTATTACGTGCTGGTGTTCGACCATGCGACCGACGCCCTGCAGGATGTCGTCGGGCTGGGCGCGACCTACCGCAAGGCGACCGGCGGGTCGGTCTTCGTGGTCGAGGCGCATTTGATCTACGACAACGAGGTCCACCTGGGCGAGGAAATGCGGGTGCGCCCGCGCGTGCTGGACGTCGACGAAAAACGTCTGCATCTGTTTCATGAGATGTTCGCCGGGGACGATGACCGGCTGGCCGCGACCAACGAGTTGATGATCCTGCACGTCGATCTGAAAAGCCGCCGCGCGGCGCCGTTTCCGCCCCCCGTCCTGGCGCATCTGGAACGCCTGAAGGCGGCCCATGGAATCCTGCCCAAACCCGCCCAGGCCGGCCGCCATATCGTTATGAAGAAAAAGGTATGA
- a CDS encoding tetratricopeptide repeat protein: MTIDAAAGDIKKLISAGRLADAAQAAYQAAVTGRADGDALGLGAAAAYQAGADDLALELFSRLDAQRALDAGQWAMMGHAADRLGVSRVAIPAYRRSLDLAPDSPPVHYNLGSLQLRRHQWSEAIRHLTAACEAMPDWQPAWENLAQARLGTEHYETVIPFLADCMRRFPDNPLFALQHAQALMQSGDHAGAEAAFRALTQRVPDDAGVWAGLAAAVIQDGRKDEAADIIAQAAAKGARSADLDEMVATLKLDAGDIAGARAGYEAVLTAEPGHRLARVNLIDALVQAGDHARALKVCDDRLAAVPGDPEMLAYRAIVMTDMGQPAEAEAFLPPNLIMGHRPLAPDGFASLADFNKAMVRHILSHPSLVPSPPSHATVAGRHTGSLVCDPWGPMTHFKDMIAEAARAYRRRHRRSSHPLFTRWSDEYSLTVWAVEMNAGGHQMPHIHPSGFLSGVYYPQLPAQVTDPGDTNGFIEFFQAPQQFTLRHPPRLQLFPPEEGVMYLFPSAYFHRTIPFAGEGTRISVAFDLVAL, translated from the coding sequence ATGACCATCGACGCCGCCGCCGGCGACATCAAGAAACTGATCAGTGCCGGACGCCTCGCCGATGCGGCGCAGGCGGCCTATCAGGCCGCCGTGACCGGTCGCGCCGATGGCGACGCCCTGGGCCTGGGCGCGGCGGCGGCCTATCAGGCGGGGGCCGACGATCTGGCCCTGGAACTGTTCTCCCGCCTCGACGCGCAAAGGGCGCTCGATGCCGGGCAATGGGCGATGATGGGTCACGCGGCGGACCGGCTCGGCGTGTCGCGGGTGGCGATCCCGGCCTATCGCCGGTCCCTCGATCTGGCGCCCGATTCGCCGCCCGTGCACTACAACCTGGGCTCTCTCCAGCTGCGCCGCCACCAGTGGTCCGAGGCGATCCGGCACCTGACGGCGGCCTGTGAGGCCATGCCCGACTGGCAGCCGGCCTGGGAAAATCTGGCGCAGGCGAGGCTCGGCACGGAACATTACGAAACGGTCATCCCCTTCCTGGCGGACTGCATGCGGCGGTTTCCGGACAACCCCCTGTTCGCCCTTCAGCATGCCCAGGCGTTGATGCAGAGCGGCGACCACGCGGGCGCCGAGGCCGCGTTCCGCGCTCTGACGCAGCGCGTGCCGGACGACGCCGGGGTGTGGGCCGGGCTGGCGGCGGCGGTGATCCAGGACGGCCGCAAGGACGAAGCCGCCGACATCATCGCGCAGGCGGCGGCCAAGGGGGCAAGGTCCGCGGACCTGGATGAAATGGTGGCTACCCTGAAGCTCGACGCCGGCGACATCGCCGGTGCCCGCGCCGGGTACGAGGCCGTACTGACCGCCGAGCCTGGCCACCGCCTCGCGCGGGTCAACCTGATCGACGCCCTGGTCCAGGCCGGCGACCATGCGCGCGCGCTCAAGGTCTGTGACGACCGTCTGGCGGCCGTGCCGGGCGATCCGGAAATGCTCGCCTACCGGGCCATCGTAATGACCGACATGGGCCAGCCGGCGGAGGCCGAGGCGTTCCTCCCGCCCAATTTGATCATGGGCCACCGGCCCCTGGCGCCGGACGGCTTCGCGTCACTGGCCGATTTCAACAAGGCGATGGTCCGCCATATCCTGAGCCATCCGTCCCTGGTCCCGTCGCCGCCCAGCCATGCCACCGTCGCGGGCCGCCACACGGGCAGCCTGGTGTGCGATCCCTGGGGCCCGATGACCCATTTCAAGGACATGATCGCCGAGGCCGCGCGCGCCTACCGCCGTCGCCACCGGCGCAGTTCCCATCCCCTGTTCACCCGTTGGTCCGACGAATATTCGCTGACCGTCTGGGCGGTGGAAATGAACGCCGGCGGCCACCAGATGCCGCATATCCATCCGTCAGGCTTCCTGTCCGGCGTCTATTATCCGCAGCTGCCGGCCCAGGTCACGGACCCGGGCGACACCAACGGCTTCATCGAATTCTTCCAGGCCCCGCAGCAGTTCACCCTGCGTCATCCGCCGCGCCTGCAACTGTTCCCGCCCGAGGAAGGGGTCATGTATCTGTTCCCCTCGGCCTATTTCCACCGCACCATTCCGTTCGCCGGCGAAGGTACGCGCATCAGCGTCGCCTTCGACCTGGTCGCCCTCTAG
- a CDS encoding alpha/beta fold hydrolase translates to MAVRFVLVHGAYHGAWCWDRLTPLLRAPGADVIAPDLPGHGSDRTPSADLTLALYADHVAGVVRQQGDPVTLVGHSMAGAVIAEVAERVPDLIARLVYLTAYMPGPGESIVDWARRDGDTRARADKVLFENTPCLAVDRQTTWDAFYQDAPEDDLDWVFSRLRPEPVAIFRQALALTPENFGRVPRDYISCRQDFAITADLQDSMLDALPARRTWDLDCGHSPFVVCPDLLADVLMAGES, encoded by the coding sequence GTGGCCGTCCGTTTCGTCCTGGTCCACGGCGCCTATCACGGCGCCTGGTGCTGGGATCGGCTGACGCCGCTTCTGCGGGCCCCGGGGGCGGATGTCATCGCGCCCGACCTGCCGGGCCACGGGAGCGACCGGACGCCGTCAGCGGACCTCACCCTGGCCCTCTATGCCGACCATGTCGCTGGGGTCGTGCGGCAACAGGGCGATCCCGTCACCCTGGTCGGCCATTCCATGGCCGGGGCGGTGATCGCCGAGGTTGCCGAGCGTGTGCCAGACCTGATCGCTCGTCTGGTTTATCTCACGGCCTACATGCCGGGCCCGGGGGAAAGCATCGTCGACTGGGCGCGCCGTGACGGCGACACGCGGGCGCGGGCGGACAAGGTCCTGTTCGAAAACACGCCCTGTCTTGCCGTCGACCGTCAGACGACCTGGGACGCCTTCTATCAGGACGCGCCGGAGGACGACCTCGACTGGGTCTTCTCCCGCCTGAGGCCCGAACCCGTGGCGATCTTCCGCCAAGCCCTTGCCCTGACGCCGGAGAATTTCGGGCGGGTGCCGCGCGATTACATTTCCTGCCGCCAGGATTTCGCTATTACCGCCGATCTTCAGGATTCCATGCTCGACGCCCTGCCGGCGCGGCGCACCTGGGACCTGGACTGCGGCCATTCGCCTTTCGTGGTCTGCCCGGATTTGCTGGCTGACGTGCTTATGGCGGGAGAAAGCTAG
- a CDS encoding VTT domain-containing protein: protein MSMKLALRGGTLLLSLIAVVILIRVTGLDAHLDETWIDTYVRGKGMAGVLVFVAAGGLCTAVGLPRQLIAFLGGYAFGIAEGTALTVLATLAGCIVSFYYARFLGRDLIAGRFPGKVQRIDGFLAENPFSMTLLIRFLPFGSNLLTNLAAGVTSVPGLPYFAGSAIGYVPQTLIFALIGTGIKVDPTANIALAAGLFALSGVLGVYLYRRHRHGKVLDEDLEEDLGGAGSSTAE from the coding sequence ATGAGCATGAAGCTCGCCTTGCGCGGCGGCACCCTGCTGTTGTCGCTGATCGCGGTCGTGATTTTGATCCGGGTGACCGGCCTGGACGCTCATCTCGATGAAACCTGGATCGACACCTACGTGCGCGGCAAGGGCATGGCCGGTGTGCTGGTGTTCGTCGCCGCCGGCGGCCTGTGCACGGCGGTCGGCCTGCCGCGCCAGTTGATCGCCTTTCTGGGCGGCTATGCGTTCGGCATCGCCGAAGGCACGGCGCTGACGGTGCTGGCGACTTTGGCCGGCTGCATCGTCAGCTTCTATTACGCCCGTTTCCTGGGCCGCGACCTGATCGCCGGGCGCTTTCCGGGCAAGGTCCAGCGCATCGACGGTTTTCTCGCGGAAAACCCGTTTTCCATGACATTGCTGATCCGCTTTCTGCCGTTCGGCTCGAACCTGTTGACCAACCTGGCGGCGGGCGTGACCAGCGTGCCGGGCCTGCCCTATTTCGCCGGATCGGCCATCGGCTACGTGCCGCAAACGTTGATCTTCGCGCTCATCGGCACGGGCATCAAGGTCGACCCGACGGCCAACATCGCCCTTGCCGCCGGATTGTTCGCGCTGTCCGGCGTGCTCGGCGTTTATCTGTACCGCCGCCACCGCCACGGCAAGGTCCTGGACGAGGACCTGGAAGAGGACCTGGGCGGCGCAGGGTCCTCGACGGCGGAATGA
- the groES gene encoding co-chaperone GroES, with protein sequence MKFRPLHDRVLVKRIEQDEKTKGGIIIPDTAKEKPMEGKIIAVGSGTRNEDGSITPLDVKKGDKVLFGKWSGTEVTIEGDELIIMKESDLLGIIG encoded by the coding sequence ATGAAGTTCAGGCCTCTGCATGACCGTGTTCTGGTCAAGCGCATCGAGCAGGACGAGAAGACCAAGGGCGGGATCATCATCCCCGACACGGCCAAGGAAAAGCCCATGGAAGGCAAGATCATCGCCGTCGGGTCCGGCACCCGCAACGAAGACGGCTCGATCACGCCGCTCGACGTGAAAAAGGGCGACAAGGTCCTGTTCGGCAAGTGGTCGGGCACCGAAGTGACGATCGAAGGCGACGAGCTGATCATCATGAAGGAATCAGACCTGCTGGGCATCATCGGCTAA
- a CDS encoding glycosyltransferase, with translation MHVLLIPSWYSHLRSAGGGSFFRDQAQALAAAGHKVGLIYPKLWGLRDYRAGPLPAIDRIRAEDDGPVRVWRVDTLHRLPRVPFRDACKFAAAGTRLFDAYAAAEGRPDILHAHAALYGGVLAKRLAARRGIPFVLTEHSTDFAQAKHRWWQRRLIAGVLGAADARVAVSPQLRDILLDQYAAQADPTTVVPNILTPAFETTAPEAKAPGGPFVFLCAARISAEKNQEGLIRAFARAFPPGGPDVELHFVGSGDGAPLMRLAADLGLGDRVKVIGLLPAGEVRRAMAAADAVVLPSFVETFGVVVIEALSQGAPVVATICGGPEGILTPDSGILVPPGDDGAMARALGDMHGRAASFDRAKLRRDCLETYGQKAVVRQLESIYARVLGKDGAGDGTA, from the coding sequence ATGCATGTCCTTCTGATTCCCTCCTGGTATTCGCACCTGCGGTCCGCGGGCGGCGGCTCGTTCTTTCGCGATCAGGCCCAGGCGTTGGCCGCCGCCGGGCACAAGGTCGGGCTGATCTATCCCAAGCTGTGGGGCCTGCGCGACTATCGGGCCGGCCCCTTGCCGGCGATCGACCGCATCCGCGCCGAGGACGATGGGCCGGTGCGCGTATGGCGGGTCGATACCCTGCACCGCCTGCCGCGCGTGCCGTTCCGCGACGCCTGCAAGTTCGCCGCCGCCGGAACCCGTCTGTTCGACGCCTACGCGGCGGCGGAAGGACGGCCCGACATCCTGCACGCCCATGCGGCGCTGTACGGCGGGGTGTTGGCCAAACGCCTGGCCGCGCGCCGCGGCATCCCCTTCGTGCTGACGGAACATTCCACCGACTTCGCACAAGCCAAGCACCGCTGGTGGCAGAGGCGCCTGATCGCGGGGGTGTTGGGGGCCGCCGATGCGCGCGTCGCGGTCAGCCCGCAACTGCGCGACATTCTGCTCGACCAGTACGCGGCCCAGGCCGACCCGACAACCGTCGTCCCCAACATCCTGACGCCGGCCTTCGAGACGACGGCGCCCGAGGCGAAGGCGCCGGGCGGGCCTTTCGTGTTCCTGTGCGCCGCGCGCATTTCCGCGGAAAAGAACCAGGAAGGCCTGATCCGGGCCTTCGCCCGGGCTTTTCCGCCGGGCGGGCCGGACGTGGAACTGCATTTCGTCGGTTCGGGCGACGGCGCGCCGCTCATGCGGCTCGCCGCGGACCTGGGGCTGGGGGACCGGGTCAAGGTCATCGGCCTGCTGCCAGCCGGGGAGGTGCGCCGCGCCATGGCCGCCGCCGATGCGGTCGTGCTGCCCAGTTTCGTGGAAACCTTCGGCGTCGTGGTCATCGAGGCCCTGTCCCAGGGCGCCCCCGTGGTCGCCACCATCTGCGGCGGGCCCGAGGGCATCCTGACCCCGGACAGCGGTATCCTGGTGCCGCCCGGCGACGACGGGGCGATGGCCCGGGCGCTCGGCGACATGCACGGGCGGGCGGCGTCCTTCGACCGCGCCAAGCTGCGCCGCGACTGCCTGGAAACCTATGGCCAGAAAGCCGTGGTCCGGCAGTTGGAAAGCATTTACGCTCGCGTGCTCGGCAAGGACGGCGCCGGCGACGGCACGGCATGA
- a CDS encoding ANTAR domain-containing protein — protein MSGAVLKILVIDESAERAEVLLAGLEDAGYNQVHHLREMTDLVPRIAAIDPDVILIDLENPNRDTVEQMFRVSREVKRPIAMFVDESDPEMTKQAIRAGVSAYIIDGLRRDRIQPVVDVAISRFEAYRELEQRATDAESQLAERKIIDRAKAVLMEKRAMTEPAAYDAIRAMARAKGKRMVEVAESLLTAQELGI, from the coding sequence ATGTCGGGCGCCGTCCTGAAGATCCTGGTCATTGATGAGAGCGCGGAGCGCGCCGAGGTCCTGTTGGCGGGGCTGGAGGACGCGGGCTACAACCAGGTCCACCATCTGCGCGAGATGACGGATCTGGTGCCGCGCATCGCCGCCATCGACCCGGACGTGATCCTGATCGACCTGGAAAACCCCAACCGCGACACGGTCGAGCAGATGTTCCGCGTGTCGCGCGAGGTCAAACGCCCGATCGCCATGTTCGTCGATGAAAGCGACCCGGAAATGACCAAGCAGGCGATCCGGGCCGGGGTCAGCGCCTATATCATCGACGGCCTGCGCCGCGACCGCATCCAACCCGTGGTCGACGTCGCGATCTCGCGGTTCGAGGCCTACCGCGAGCTGGAACAGCGGGCGACCGACGCGGAAAGCCAGCTGGCCGAACGCAAGATCATCGACCGCGCCAAGGCCGTGCTCATGGAAAAGCGCGCCATGACCGAACCCGCCGCCTATGACGCCATCCGCGCCATGGCCCGGGCCAAGGGCAAGCGCATGGTCGAGGTCGCGGAAAGCCTGCTGACGGCCCAGGAATTGGGTATCTGA
- the groL gene encoding chaperonin GroEL (60 kDa chaperone family; promotes refolding of misfolded polypeptides especially under stressful conditions; forms two stacked rings of heptamers to form a barrel-shaped 14mer; ends can be capped by GroES; misfolded proteins enter the barrel where they are refolded when GroES binds) — MAAKEVKFSSDARDRMLKGVDTLANAVKVTLGPKGRNVVIDKAFGAPRITKDGVTVAKEIELTDKFENMGAQMVKEVASRTNDEAGDGTTTATVLAQAIVREGVKAVAAGMNPMDLKRGVDMAVEAVVADVKSVSKKVKTSDEIAQVGTISANGDEAIGKMIAEAMQKVGNEGVIEVEEAKGLDTDVTVVEGMQFDRGYTSPYFITNADKMTCDMDNPFILIHEKKLSSLQPLLPVLEAVVQASRPLIIIAEDIEGEALATLVVNKLRGGLKVAAVKAPGFGDRRKAMLEDIAILTNGQVISEDIGIKLENVGLEMLGTAKRVIITKDDTTVVDGAGKKKDIEARCNQIRAQIEETTSDYDREKLQERLAKLAGGVAVINVGGATEVEVKEKRDRVDDALHATRAAVEEGVVPGGGSALLYATNALKKLTPENNDQQVGINIVLRALQAPIRQIAENAGFDGAVVAGKLLEGKVKTQGFNAQTGKYVDMLKAGIIDPTKVVRTALQDAASIAGLLITTEAMVAEKPEKKDAGGMPPGGGMPDMGGMGF, encoded by the coding sequence ATGGCTGCTAAGGAAGTTAAGTTTTCAAGCGACGCCCGCGACCGCATGCTGAAGGGTGTCGACACCCTGGCCAACGCGGTCAAGGTGACCCTCGGTCCCAAGGGCCGCAACGTCGTTATCGACAAGGCGTTCGGCGCGCCGCGCATCACCAAGGACGGCGTCACCGTCGCCAAGGAAATCGAGCTGACCGACAAGTTCGAAAACATGGGCGCGCAGATGGTCAAGGAAGTCGCTTCCCGGACCAATGACGAAGCCGGCGACGGCACCACCACCGCCACCGTGCTGGCCCAGGCCATCGTCCGCGAAGGCGTCAAGGCCGTGGCCGCCGGCATGAACCCGATGGACCTGAAGCGCGGCGTCGACATGGCCGTCGAAGCCGTCGTGGCCGACGTCAAGTCCGTCTCCAAGAAGGTCAAGACCTCCGACGAGATCGCCCAGGTCGGCACCATTTCCGCCAACGGCGACGAAGCGATCGGCAAGATGATCGCCGAAGCGATGCAGAAGGTCGGCAACGAAGGCGTCATCGAAGTCGAGGAAGCCAAGGGCCTGGACACGGACGTGACCGTCGTCGAAGGCATGCAGTTCGACCGGGGTTACACCTCGCCGTACTTCATCACCAACGCCGACAAGATGACCTGCGACATGGACAATCCCTTCATTCTCATCCACGAGAAGAAGCTGTCCTCGCTGCAGCCGCTGCTGCCGGTTCTGGAAGCCGTCGTTCAGGCCTCCCGTCCGCTGATCATCATCGCCGAAGACATCGAAGGCGAAGCGCTGGCGACCCTGGTCGTCAACAAGCTGCGCGGTGGTCTGAAGGTCGCCGCCGTGAAGGCGCCGGGCTTCGGCGACCGCCGCAAGGCCATGCTGGAAGACATCGCCATCCTGACCAACGGCCAGGTGATTTCCGAAGACATCGGCATCAAGCTTGAAAACGTCGGCCTGGAAATGCTGGGCACGGCCAAGCGCGTCATCATCACCAAGGACGACACCACTGTCGTCGATGGCGCCGGCAAGAAGAAAGACATCGAAGCGCGCTGCAACCAGATCCGGGCGCAGATCGAGGAAACCACCTCGGACTACGACCGCGAGAAGCTGCAGGAACGTCTGGCCAAGCTGGCCGGCGGCGTGGCCGTCATCAACGTGGGCGGCGCCACCGAGGTCGAGGTTAAGGAAAAGCGTGACCGCGTCGACGACGCCCTGCACGCCACCCGCGCCGCGGTCGAGGAAGGTGTTGTTCCGGGCGGCGGTTCCGCCCTGCTTTACGCGACCAACGCCCTGAAGAAGCTGACCCCGGAAAACAACGACCAGCAGGTCGGCATCAACATCGTGCTGCGTGCCCTGCAGGCCCCGATCCGTCAGATCGCGGAAAACGCCGGTTTCGACGGCGCCGTGGTCGCCGGCAAGCTGCTTGAAGGCAAGGTCAAGACCCAGGGCTTCAACGCCCAGACCGGCAAGTACGTCGATATGCTGAAGGCCGGCATCATCGACCCGACCAAGGTCGTCCGTACGGCTCTGCAGGATGCGGCGTCCATCGCCGGTCTGCTGATCACCACGGAAGCCATGGTCGCCGAGAAGCCGGAAAAGAAAGACGCCGGCGGCATGCCTCCGGGTGGCGGCATGCCCGACATGGGCGGCATGGGCTTCTAA
- a CDS encoding glycosyltransferase family 2 protein, translating into MTGISSDTAALALAVVVPVHNETENLAPLIGEIRAALGDGIAYEIIYVDDGSTDATLDMLKDLAGKVPELRVLRHVACCGQSAAIWTGVRNARAPLIATLDGDGQNDPADIPALVAKYNEEGGGERLMIAGLRAKRRDTYIRRLSSRIANGIRSGLLQDDTPDTGCGLKVFPRQAFLDFPRFDHMHRFMPALMLRLGGRVMSVPVNHRPRERGTSKYGVWNRLWVGIVDLFGVMWLQRRGSKPQVVEETPARGGADGAAR; encoded by the coding sequence ATGACCGGCATCTCTTCAGACACCGCTGCACTGGCCCTGGCCGTGGTCGTGCCCGTGCACAACGAGACCGAGAATCTGGCCCCGCTGATCGGCGAGATCCGGGCGGCCCTGGGTGATGGCATCGCTTATGAAATCATCTACGTGGACGACGGCAGCACCGACGCGACCCTGGACATGCTCAAGGACCTCGCGGGCAAGGTGCCGGAGCTTCGCGTGCTTCGCCATGTCGCCTGCTGCGGCCAGAGCGCGGCCATCTGGACCGGCGTGCGCAACGCCAGGGCGCCCCTGATCGCGACCCTCGACGGCGACGGCCAGAACGATCCCGCGGATATCCCGGCCCTGGTCGCCAAGTACAATGAAGAAGGCGGCGGCGAGAGGCTGATGATCGCCGGGCTCCGCGCCAAACGGCGCGACACCTATATCCGGCGTTTGTCGTCGCGCATCGCCAACGGCATCCGTTCCGGCCTGTTGCAGGACGACACGCCCGATACGGGCTGCGGCCTCAAGGTCTTTCCCCGCCAGGCGTTCCTCGATTTTCCCCGGTTCGACCACATGCATCGTTTCATGCCGGCCCTGATGCTCCGTCTGGGCGGGCGCGTGATGTCCGTGCCGGTCAATCACCGCCCGCGCGAACGGGGGACCTCCAAATACGGGGTGTGGAACCGCCTGTGGGTCGGCATCGTCGATTTGTTCGGCGTCATGTGGTTGCAGCGCCGGGGCTCCAAACCCCAGGTCGTCGAGGAAACCCCGGCCCGGGGCGGAGCGGACGGCGCGGCGCGATGA
- a CDS encoding ANTAR domain-containing protein → MQIRLMTPVGTSVLVVERDRPRAEATKRLLVEQGYSVTGVLTDMSRFAEAAAQTTADAIMIYATEPDKDLLDALRALPTEQRRPTVLITEDGSTDAIHQAVAAGVNACVVVGVNGNRIRSAIDLAKANFSNTRGLREELDEARNALRDRKVIERAKGIIMRERALDEDAAYTLLRTRAMQRGVRLVAVAEMVVEAAEVMQL, encoded by the coding sequence ATGCAAATTCGTCTGATGACGCCAGTCGGCACCAGCGTTCTCGTGGTCGAGCGGGACCGCCCGCGCGCCGAAGCAACCAAGCGCCTGCTGGTCGAGCAGGGCTACAGCGTCACCGGCGTGCTGACCGACATGAGCCGCTTCGCCGAAGCCGCCGCCCAAACCACCGCCGACGCCATCATGATCTATGCGACCGAGCCGGATAAGGATTTGCTCGACGCGCTGCGCGCCCTGCCGACGGAACAGCGCCGCCCGACCGTCCTGATCACCGAGGACGGCTCCACCGACGCCATCCACCAGGCCGTCGCCGCCGGAGTCAACGCCTGCGTCGTGGTCGGCGTCAACGGCAACCGCATCCGTTCCGCCATCGACCTGGCCAAGGCCAATTTCTCCAACACCCGGGGGCTGCGCGAGGAACTTGACGAGGCGCGCAACGCGCTGCGCGACCGCAAGGTCATCGAACGCGCCAAGGGCATCATCATGCGCGAGCGCGCCCTGGACGAGGACGCGGCCTATACCCTGCTGCGCACCCGCGCCATGCAGCGCGGCGTGCGCCTGGTGGCGGTCGCGGAAATGGTCGTCGAGGCTGCCGAGGTCATGCAGCTGTAG